A window of Bacteroidales bacterium genomic DNA:
GGTCTGCCCTTTAACGGAGGTGTTCTCCTCGGCTCTTCTGACAAGGTAGGGGATGACGTGCTTCACCGGGCCATAGGGAAGATATTTTGCCACGTTGTAACCGGCGTGTGCAAGGTTAAAGCTGATGTGGTCGCTCATGCCGTAAAGCTGTGAAAACCAGATGCGGGGATGGTCTTTGGGAAGATTGTGTTCGGCCATCAGTTCGGTGAGATAACGCGAGCTGAATTCGTTGTGGGTGCCATTGAAAATGGATATCCGATCAATATGGTCAACACAAAATTTGAGGGCTGCATTAAAATCATTATCTGTGTGTTCCTTATCAGGTTGAATGGGAGATGGATAACCCATTTGCGCTGCTCGTTCGCGTTCTTTTTCCATATAAGCGCCGCGGACAAATTTTGCCCCGAGGAAATAATTTCCCTTCACAGCCATTTCGTAAGATTGTTTCAAAAAGTCGAGCCGGTCGTGGCGATACATCTGGAAAGTATTGTAAACAATGGCCCGCTGTCGGTTGTATTTCGCCATCATTTCATTCACCACATCATCAATAAATTTCTGGTACCACGAATCTTCGGCGTCAATCAAAATGGGAATCCCTTTTTCGAAGGCAGTTTTGCACAGCAGTTCAACCCTCTGGCGGAAATTGGCTGCCTCCTGCTCTTCTGCTTCTGTCAGTTTCTCACCTGCACTCACTTTGGTCAGCACCGCGCTGGTTGTAAATGCCGTGGGTTTGAAAACCGCGAAGGGAATGTTGGGATTTGATGCGGCGTTTTCGATGGTTCGCAGTGTTTCTTCAAGTGCATGGGTTATGCCAACAAGGGAGTCGGTCCCTTCGACGGAGTAGTCGAGGATGGCTTTTACGTTGAATTTGCTGAGTTGCTCCACTGTGGGAATACATTCAGAAATGGTTTCGCCGCCTACAAACTGCCGGTAAATGGTCGGCTTAACAAACCAATTGACCGGAAAGCCAATTTTCAAAAAATTCTGGGTTATCCCACCTCCCAGCCTGACAATCCAGGTTTGTGCCAGTGCGCTGAATAAAAGGTAGGACCTGTTTAAATCGTAATTGCTCTTGCTTTTAAAAGCGATCTCAGTGTTGTCGAATGATACCATGACATTTTTTTGGCAAATGTAAAAACACAATTCAAATAAATCACACCTAAGGCAAAATTCCTTATTTTTGACAGCGTATGCAGGCTGTAAAAAGTTAGATAAATAACAATTGGAAGCCCATGTTGTTAAGTGTTTGAAGCATTTTATATGATTTATCAGATATGAAGAATTCATTGTATTCATTGGTTACCAAAACCATTATTCTGAACGAGGGAGACCCAGAGGAAAAGCGAAAAGAGATGCTCGATTATTTCCACAAAACCTTCGACATCGACGAGAAACTCTATGAGACATTAAAAAGCGACGAAACCTTTTACATGCGGGCAGACCCGCTGAGGCATCCGTTAATTTTTTATCTTGGTCATACAGCAGCATTTTACATTAACAAGCTGATCCCGGCCAAACTCATCGAATATAGGGTAAATCCGGAGTTTGAATCCATTTTTGCCGTAGGTGTGGACGAGATGTCCTGGGACGATCTGAATGAAGCAAATTACAACTGGCCGGCGGTGCAGGAGGTGAGGAATTACCGAAATAAAGTGAGGCAGGTTATGGATCAGCTAATTAAAACCATGCCGCTCGAAATGCCCATTAACTGGGAAAGTCCATGGTGGATTATCATGATGGGAATTGAACATGAGCGCATTCATCTCGAAACATCTTCAGTCCTTATCCGCCAGTTGCCCGTTGATCAGGTAGTGAAACATCCTTTTTGGAGAATTTGTGAAAAATGGGGTGATGCGCCCGAAAATGAATTGATCGAAGTTCCCGGAGGTTTGGTTAATCCCGGCAAGAACCGAGATCATCCACTTTACGGTTGGGATAACGAATACGGAAAAATCACTGGGGAGATCATGCCCCTTAAAGCTTCTAAATATCTGGTTTCAAATCAGGAATTCCTTGAATTTGTCAAGGAAAATGGATACGAAAAACAGGAGTTTTGGACCAAAGAGGGCTGGGCGTGGCGGAATTATCGCAAATCCAACCACCCGATATTTTGGATAAACGATGAAAATGGCAATTGGAAATTCCGGACTATGCTCGAGATCATTGAAATGCCCTGGAACTGGCCGGTGGAGGTGAATTACCTCGAAGCAAAAGCTTTTACGAACTGGAAAAGTAAAACCACCGGAAAAAAACTGAGGCTGCCTACGGAAGAAGAATGGGTTCATTTCCGCAACCAGCATAACATTCCCGACCAGCCATACTGGGAAAAAGCGCCGGGTAACATCAACCTTGAATACTTTGCTTCATCAGTTCCGGTAGATACCCACAAATTCAGCGATTTCTTCGACGTGATCGGCAATGTATGGCAATGGACCGAAACGCCGATCACAGGCTTTCCCGGTTTTGAAATCCACCCTATTTATGATGATTTCTCTACTCCAACCTTTGACACGCGGCATAACCTGATCAAAGGCGGATCGTGGATTTCGACCGGCAACGAAGCAACCCGCGACGCACGCTATGCCTTCCGCAGGCACTTTTTCCAGCATGCCGGATTCCGCTACATCGAAACGGACACGCCACCAAAAATCAGAGAAGACGTGTATGAAACCGATGCACTTGTTTCGCAATACTGTGAAGCGCATTATGGCAAGTCCTATTTCGGCGTGGAGAATTTCTCCAAAAAGTCAGCGGAGATTTGTCTGAAATATATGGAAGGCCGCCCCATGAAACGCGCCCTTGACCTGGGTTGCGCGGTTGGCCGAACCACTTTTGAGCTGGCGCGCAAATTCGATTTTGTCACCGGACTCGATTTCTCAGCTCGCTTTATTCGCATCGCCGACGAATTAATCCGGAAAGGAATTGTGCGTTATGTTCTGACTGAGGAAGGTGACCTGGTGTCGTATCATGAGGTGAATATTGAAAACCTCGGTTTCAGAGGACTTGAGCACAAAGTTGAGTTCTTCCAGGCAGATGCCGTTAACCTTAAGCCGATATTTACAGGCTTTGACCTGGTTTTTGCCGGAAATCTGATTGACCGGTTGTACGACCCGGGCAAATTTCTCGACAGCATCCACGAACGGATCAATCCCGGAGGCATATTGGTGATCGCCTCACCCTATACCTGGCTTGAAGAATATACCCAACGCGATAAATGGATCGGGGGATTCAAAAAAGATGGCGAACCGGTTACTACACTTGACGGGCTCCATATCCAACTTGATAAGAACTTTCACCTGATTGACGGACCGCTTGAAGTTCCTTTCGTGATCAAAGAAACCAGGCGTAAGTTTCAGCATACACTTTCGGAATTCACTGTCTGGCAGAGGAAATAAGACCACTGAAAAAGCTGCGGAGAACAATGTGTCTGTAGTTTATATCATAGTTGGCGTGCATTGTAAAAGAAACCGAAACAGATACTTGAGAATTAAAATGATTAACATAAAACTAACTGAATGAAAACTGGATTAATAGTAATTGGAATTGTAGTAGTTATTGGGATAATATTTTTTATCTCAAAGACATCAGGAAATAAAAAACCAAAGATACAAGTTGCAAAGCGGATTAAACTTGACCAACTTGAGACTGTTATGGAGCAATTAAAAAATAAAAATCTTGAATACGATTTATTCGGTATTACATCAAATGGTTTAGATTGTATCTATTTCGTTGATAACAATGGAAAGATAAATATAGAGTTTGAAGCTATGGTTAATGAACAAAAACCATACATTGACAAGATTAAAGAATTTGGCAAATCAAACGGATATCAAGTGACAATGACAACTTATGGAAATAAAACTAGGTATGAAGACCTGAAAGAAGCTCCAGTTGTAAAAATAGAATCCAATTTGGACACGAAATCTGCGACAGAATTTGGTAAACGGATTATGAAAGAGATTTTTAATTGTAATGAGTTGACTGAATTTGATGTTGTACCTTAATTGACAAAAATGATTTAAAGAAAATAAACAACGACACGCCAACACGCGGTATAAAAAATTGCCGGGACAGTAGGTTATTCAAGGGTTGTAGCCCGCTCCAACTTTTGTGTAACTTGACAGGAAATCGCCCGCAATCGGCAACTTTTCATACCGCCAACGATTTGAGTTTATAACAATTTACTATTTTCACGGCAAAATTTATAGGATGAAGCTGAAGGTTTATCAGATTTTGAATATTGTTGGCCTTGTTGCCATGATTGCGGTGAATTACCTTGCCAATACCTTGCCGATCGGTGGCAGAACCACTGGCGAAGTTTCGGCCGGTTTCAGGTCGCTGTTTACTCCGGCAGGGTTTACATTTTCCATTTGGGGTATTATTTATCTTCTGTTGATCGCATTTTCCATTTACCAATCCAAGGGTATTTTCAGCGATAGCAACCTGAAACAAAACCGGTTTTTGTACCGGATCGACAGTTGGTTTTTTATTTCCTGTATAGCCAATATGGCGTGGCTTTTCGCCTGGCATCACCAGGTGATCTGGCTGTCAGTTGTATTTATGGCCATTTTGCTTGGATCACTCATCATGATCTATTTGAATCTTGGCGCAGGTAAACGCATTATCAGCCGTGCAGAGCACTTCCTTGTGCATGTGCCGTTCAGCGTTTATCTTGGTTGGATCACGGTAGCTACCATTGCCAATGTTTCCATTTTCCTTGTACGAATAAACTGGGATAAATTTGGCTTTTCGGATGAGCTCTGGACTGTTGTAATGATTTCCATTGCCACTGCTGTCGGGATTTATATATTGCTCCTGAGAAAAGATTTCTTTTATAGCATTGTCATTGTTTGGGCCTTTTTAGGGATTATTTCAAAAAGGTTAACCGACGAAGCCGAGTCCATGGAACCGATTATCCTTACCGCCGGCGCAGGAATCCTAATGATTTTGGCAATCAACATATTTTACGCAGTGAAACGGTTTTTGTGGAGCCCTGACAGGGTCTGAAACCCTAACAGGGTTTTAACTCGTCTGAAATCGAAACTTTGGTGTTCATCAATTTTGCTTTTCGGTTGTTTATAATTACAACGAAGCGTAAAAACCCATGCACGACATCAAAACATACAGCCAGGTCAGTCATGATGATGATTCGATCAACTTCAGGATTTCGCGGATGGAAGAAATCTGGGAAGCGCGTAAAGGAAAAAAGGACGATCCCCATCGCCATGAGTATTACACGGTTTTATTGGTAAAACATGCCAACGGTAAACATATCATTGATTTCTTTGAATATCCGCTTGCGCCGTACCAGTTGTTTTTCATCAGTCCCGGACAGGTGCACCAGGTCATCGAATTTGAACAATCTCATGGTTACGCCATCCTCTTTTCACCACAGTTTCTGTTAGAAAACCATATCCCGTTTTATTTTATTGACGACCTGGCCTTGTTCAACG
This region includes:
- the ovoA gene encoding 5-histidylcysteine sulfoxide synthase, which gives rise to MKNSLYSLVTKTIILNEGDPEEKRKEMLDYFHKTFDIDEKLYETLKSDETFYMRADPLRHPLIFYLGHTAAFYINKLIPAKLIEYRVNPEFESIFAVGVDEMSWDDLNEANYNWPAVQEVRNYRNKVRQVMDQLIKTMPLEMPINWESPWWIIMMGIEHERIHLETSSVLIRQLPVDQVVKHPFWRICEKWGDAPENELIEVPGGLVNPGKNRDHPLYGWDNEYGKITGEIMPLKASKYLVSNQEFLEFVKENGYEKQEFWTKEGWAWRNYRKSNHPIFWINDENGNWKFRTMLEIIEMPWNWPVEVNYLEAKAFTNWKSKTTGKKLRLPTEEEWVHFRNQHNIPDQPYWEKAPGNINLEYFASSVPVDTHKFSDFFDVIGNVWQWTETPITGFPGFEIHPIYDDFSTPTFDTRHNLIKGGSWISTGNEATRDARYAFRRHFFQHAGFRYIETDTPPKIREDVYETDALVSQYCEAHYGKSYFGVENFSKKSAEICLKYMEGRPMKRALDLGCAVGRTTFELARKFDFVTGLDFSARFIRIADELIRKGIVRYVLTEEGDLVSYHEVNIENLGFRGLEHKVEFFQADAVNLKPIFTGFDLVFAGNLIDRLYDPGKFLDSIHERINPGGILVIASPYTWLEEYTQRDKWIGGFKKDGEPVTTLDGLHIQLDKNFHLIDGPLEVPFVIKETRRKFQHTLSEFTVWQRK
- a CDS encoding proline dehydrogenase family protein; its protein translation is MVSFDNTEIAFKSKSNYDLNRSYLLFSALAQTWIVRLGGGITQNFLKIGFPVNWFVKPTIYRQFVGGETISECIPTVEQLSKFNVKAILDYSVEGTDSLVGITHALEETLRTIENAASNPNIPFAVFKPTAFTTSAVLTKVSAGEKLTEAEEQEAANFRQRVELLCKTAFEKGIPILIDAEDSWYQKFIDDVVNEMMAKYNRQRAIVYNTFQMYRHDRLDFLKQSYEMAVKGNYFLGAKFVRGAYMEKERERAAQMGYPSPIQPDKEHTDNDFNAALKFCVDHIDRISIFNGTHNEFSSRYLTELMAEHNLPKDHPRIWFSQLYGMSDHISFNLAHAGYNVAKYLPYGPVKHVIPYLVRRAEENTSVKGQT